The Neurospora crassa OR74A linkage group I, whole genome shotgun sequence genome segment TCCGAATTGCCAGGCGCTCCCAGTCCCCTCCCAGACAGGCGCCCCTACGAGGAATCCGTCCTCGACAAAAGTCTCCGCCTGGCCCTCTCCCTCCACTCCAcctcgccttcctcttccttcaccGAAGAAGAGAACCATGTCCCGACCAACAATTGCCCCTACCGCAAGATTGGTGCCGGCGCCTGCGGTGCCATCTTCGCCCAAGAGGGCAAATCAGTCGTTGCCAAGCTTGCCAAGGACCCCAACAGCAAGGCGCTATGGAATGACTTCCAGCAGCACCGAAAGATCTCACgcctttttaataaggtgTACCAAGTTGAAGAAGTCCGGGTGCCCAAGCTGCTTGGATTTGTGCCGCCTAAGAAGACGGAGTTTTGGGATGCGGAACCCGGCCTCACCAAAGCAGCAGAGAACATCTGCACCCTTCCTACCCACGCCCTCATTGCCGAGCGCATCTTGCCCCTCCCCCGCAGCACCCGCCACCTCCTCATCGAGAAGTACTGCGCTCCCCGAGGCAAGCAGAAGGCCCTGGCCGACCCAGCCAACAACGACTGCCTGGTGCGGGTCTACCTCGGCTCGACAAACggcaagagcagcagcatgTTCTTCTCCCTTCGGAACCTCAAGCTGCACCTCAACCAGCTCATCGAGCTTAATCTCGATATTGATGAACTTGCCTGTAGAATGGGCATTGCCCTTGCCGTGATGCACTGGGGGGCGAAGACTGACGCCCGCGACGTTGAGTTTGTGTTGGGCAGCAGCTCAACCAAGAAAGCCACCCTCGAAGATATTCTCGATAATATCGAGGACGATGCCAAGCCGCGGTACGTCGGTCCCTCGACCTACCACGGCCTTGAAGATTTCTTCTGTCGGGAGACAGAGATGTGGGTCCTGGATTTTAACCAGGTCAGGAACATCACCCTTGATGATGCCGGGGTCGCTTTGGCCGTGGAAGCGGTCAAACTCAATGACCCGTACTTTCCCAAGCCGCTCAAGGAATCCGAGGCGGAGAAGCAGGCCTGGAAGGCATTCACGGTCAGTTACCTCGAAAACTCGACGACCATTCTGGAACAGGCCCTCAAGAACGATAAGGATAAGGCGTTGGGCGGCGAGATCCTGGCGTTGCCTAGGAAGTTTGTACTGGGCATCAttgagttggagaaggagcggATGACCCGCCGCGAAGGCGCCAACGCGTGAATTTGAGGGGGTTTTAGATGGACCAGAGGCATTATGTTCATTTTCGGAGGCCTGGTTTTTGTTGCGGAGGCATAAAGTTGATTTACAATGGAATAGGTCTTGATTGGGAAGCATAATGGACGAGCAGCATACTACGCGATAGGGAAGTTATTAAATCTGCCGAGATTGGGCTCATAttcactttttttcttctcgtAATGTCGATctccctacctaccatagCCTGAAAATTACGAGGGCATCTGGCCTTGTAGGGACGTCCAATGCTCGCAAGGGAATCTTTACAAGCCCTGTTGTGAAATCTAGCACTGTTGGCTCCCTAGCACTATTGTTCAAGGAAGGGCTCTTATTGGCTGAACTACTCTTCGTTCTTTCCTGTTTACCCCTTCCCTCCACCTTCTCATTTCCCTATATCAACGGCAACAACGAACAGCTCTATCGATTATCTGGGCCAGTGGCTCAATGGTTTCTGTCGTCGCTCTCCTTTTTGTGATTGTTAGTTCAATTCCAATCGGAGACAGCTTTTTTTTCCGTCGCGGGAGAAGTTTCGCCGAAGTGAAAGTGTGAATAGCTTCATCCGAGCCCCTGCCCACCCCAAAGtaggcaaaaaaaaaaaaaaaaaaaaaaaaaaaaaaaaaaaaaaaaaaaaaaaaaagtcttaTAGTAGCCATTACAGAAGGCCACTATAGGGGTCTTTAGCTTTCATTATTTTGCCCTCAAATCCGACCAATCAGGGGCCTCCCTCAACCAGCAGTGCTAGATCTCACAACAAGGCTGGGCCAGTTATTTGCTCCAAGATTTGGAACTAGCCTTGTATCCCCCTTCCAAGCCTTGATAGTCTGCCTATATTTCCGCTgtggtaggtacctttacGTGCATCTACGGTACAAGGTAGCTTCTACTTGCCTCGTAACATCCATTGCTAGAAGTATACTATCTCTATCcattggatggatggagataTCTCAACCGCtgtctctacctacctatccacAGCTTTCCTTAATATGCCGGTTGACTTCAGGTGATCTGTACCTCTTGTCCTTTCATCGCATTTGTCACATCACGTAGTTTGATTCGGCTGGTAGCTCGTTGTAATAGTCACAAGGTTACATTATTTTTACATAGACACTATCGTACGtaaactacctactactttAAGCTTGCTAtggcttccctttccctgGGGCCAAGCAACCAAAGGGGAACTCAATGGTATATCCCATTCACCATGACTCTCCATGTTCTTCATTCCGTACATGTACCTTTCGTTCGAGGTAAGTTCCATGGTATcaacgaaattaaaaaaataagacGCCAATAACCGATCACGCTATAGTAAAGGCAAAGCCCAAAACGCCTGCAACGTGGACGACCCACGGGAAGAAAAGCCGACACATTAGACCAGACTGATTTTTTTTCGCCCATCATTATACGGCACAGACCATGAGACCAAATTCCGAAACCAAATACACACCGAGGagaaataaagaagaagaaaaaaaagcaagaaaAACATAGAGAGTAGGTCGAAGACACAATCATAACGAGCCATCCCTAATGACTCGCACGGTGCCCAACCGATTGGGATCCATCGGCCCCTTCTTgccgctcttcttcttaccaccaccaccaccagcaccgccACTACAATGGCTCCTCGTCTCCAGAAAATCATCATCCTTCATCACCGTCGAATGAACACCATAGCCGTTGTACGAGCCTCCATTCCCGTTTCTCCACGCTTTATACCCCTGCGTAGTAGGTTTTTTCCCACCAGCACCactggtagtagtagtagtagcagcagcagcagtagtagtagaaaacggaggaggaggaggagaaggacgaggCAACCCATCACTCCCCAGCCGAACCCCTCtctgtccatgtccatgtccaccaccaccaccacccatcatcatcatgttgACAACTGCAGTACGTGCCTCGCTAGTAgtagtcgtcgtcgtcgttcctcttcctcttcctcttcctcttcctcttcgtcccctcctctcccaccacctccccaaGGAACTCCGTTTCCACAACCCGTCCACCTCCTctctcaacaccacccacGTCGTCGCCGCAAAAATCACCGCGTTCCACACCCCCTGCAGCGGCAACACCACCGCGCTCGCCAGATTAAGCGGGTAACTGGTATCTTTGGGGTAAAGCAACGAGTGCACCCGGTTGATGCTGGACGGCGTCCAGGTGACCAGGATGGAAATGGCAAAGACGAAGGAAGTCCGCAGGTAGGCAAGCTTGATGGGGTCGAGGCGGTGGAGCTTGGCCCAGAATTTGCGAAAGGGACGgcggagagaggagagaagagTGTGGGAGCGGGTTTGGTGGGAGGCGGATTGGTGCCcgcaggaggaagaggcgtGGACCTGGTGCGtgcccgtggtggtggtgttcgaGGTGCGATTATAGGAGGAATACGTGTGGCCGTAGCCGGGGCCGTGGTGGTAGGGGCGGTCCCCTTGGGAGATGTATGTGGTAGTTTTCTTGAGGCTGGATTTTGGGACCCCGTTGTGAGTGGTCTCGTTGGTTGCGTGGTGCACGTGGACACCGAAGGGAGGGGAGCTAGAGCCGGCGTAGACGGCGGCGGGAGGGACGATGTGGTCCTcgctggaagaggaagacgaggagtaGTTGGAGTCCCAAGGGTGGATGCTGTTGTTCTGGCCCGGGGGGTGGGTGGCAAGGGGGACCTCGGTAATGGACGGGGCCGGTGAGATCGGAGTCATCGGTTGGAAGTCGGTGTTGTCGGAGATGTTGACTTCAACTTGAGTCGTGACGGTGCCATAGCAGCCTGGGTGATTGGAGAGATCCTGTGTGCGTGCGGCAAGGAAGTGTCAGCAAGGGGTAGATATAAATCTTGCATGCTTGGGAAGTGGTACGACAGTAGTGCCATAGCGTGGTGTTACATgggaaggaggatgaaggaaGCAAAAGAGTCAAGTGGAAAGCCAACGTCTTGaaggtaatagtaaagtGCAACTGACCATGGGAATAACAGTAGGGCATGGCGAATCCCGGCCAGCGCTGATACCGTAGCTGTGCTTCTCGCCTAGTTCTATGTGTTCAGATCCAGAGTAGTTTTTCCCTTGGTTGCTGAAGGTCAAATTTCGTAGCTGGTTGCGCTGATGAAACACTTGATAGCCCACGGCGAGGTATACCAGTCCGGAGAGAAAGATGCACGTCCaaataggtaaatagtaGGTGTAAATCCGCAGAGGATTCCATGTGTCGGCTATCCAGCACCACAACTGCCAAGAGAGTCAGCATCTCGTGAGCAAACCGCCTTCACAAGGGTTGGGATCCATACCGTGGCATTTCCATAGTAGCGAGTGGTAGCAGGACTGTGAGCAAGGAGGACGATTGCCGGAACCGAAGGAAGTCCATAGCACACCAGGCAATACAACCAGAGGTAGTCGCGAAAAGCGTTGGGGTTTagggcgaagaagaaaaccagAAAGACATTTATTGCCATGGCAAGTGACCACCACGGGTCTGATTGCATGAACCTGGGGAGAAGTGTGTTAACGTGTTGTCCATCTCAGATCAATCTCACCACAAGTTCACTTACATCTCAAGAAGAAACGCCTGCGTGTGGCAGAGCGCCGAGTTCTCGCCGGCCACGATACCCGCATAGCCGATGAAGCATGCCGTACTAGCCCCCACATTGGCGATAGACGCAAAGAGAATGAAGGTGTTGGGTACTGTCCGAACTCGCTTGAAGAGGCCATAGGCGATGAATATCAGGAACACCCCAAGCAAGCTAAGAGAGGCGCCAATCCTCTCGACATGCTCGATGGTGTTCCGCTGTGTCTGTGTGAGATTCATGTAGCCTTGACTGTATTCCACAGGCGGTTGTTCGACCTGAGCCTGGGTGGTGCCGATGAAGTCGTCCATGGTAAAGGAGGGGAGGCGAAAATATCTT includes the following:
- the gpr-1 gene encoding G-protein coupled receptor — translated: MDDFIGTTQAQVEQPPVEYSQGYMNLTQTQRNTIEHVERIGASLSLLGVFLIFIAYGLFKRVRTVPNTFILFASIANVGASTACFIGYAGIVAGENSALCHTQAFLLEMFMQSDPWWSLAMAINVFLVFFFALNPNAFRDYLWLYCLVCYGLPSVPAIVLLAHSPATTRYYGNATLWCWIADTWNPLRIYTYYLPIWTCIFLSGLVYLAVGYQVFHQRNQLRNLTFSNQGKNYSGSEHIELGEKHSYGISAGRDSPCPTVIPMDLSNHPGCYGTVTTQVEVNISDNTDFQPMTPISPAPSITEVPLATHPPGQNNSIHPWDSNYSSSSSSSEDHIVPPAAVYAGSSSPPFGVHVHHATNETTHNGVPKSSLKKTTTYISQGDRPYHHGPGYGHTYSSYNRTSNTTTTGTHQVHASSSCGHQSASHQTRSHTLLSSLRRPFRKFWAKLHRLDPIKLAYLRTSFVFAISILVTWTPSSINRVHSLLYPKDTSYPLNLASAVVLPLQGVWNAVIFAATTWVVLREEVDGLWKRSSLGRWWERRGRRGRGRGRGRGTTTTTTTSEARTAVVNMMMMGGGGGGHGHGQRGVRLGSDGLPRPSPPPPPFSTTTAAAATTTTTSGAGGKKPTTQGYKAWRNGNGGSYNGYGVHSTVMKDDDFLETRSHCSGGAGGGGGKKKSGKKGPMDPNRLGTVRVIRDGSL